The genomic stretch CTGGCCGGCTACGACGCCTGGGCGACCGGGCTGCGCCGCGACGAGTCGCCGACCCGCGCGAACACCCCCGTGGTGGGCTGGGACGCGCGGCGCCGCAAGGTGAAGATCGCGCCGATCGCGCGCTGGACGCAGGACGACGTGGACGCGTACGTGGCCGAACACGGCGTGCTGACCAACCCGCTGCTGACCGACGGCTACGCCTCGGTCGGCTGCGCGCCCTGCACCCGGCGGGTGCTGGCGGGCGAGGACGCGCGGGCCGGCCGCTGGGCCGGCCGCGACAAGACCGAATGCGGGCTGCACGGATGAGCGGCCCCGGGGTGTCCGGCCACGGTGCGCCGGATCACGAGGACATACAGGACCTTCGGGAGCGGAAGATGACGGGCGCCACGGTGTGGCTGACCGGACTGCCCAGTGCCGGCAAGACCACGATCGCGTACGCGCTGGCGGAGCGGCTGCGGGGCGAGGGCCACCGCGTCGAGGTGCTGGACGGTGACGAGATCCGCGAGTTCCTCTCGGCGGGGCTGGGCTTCAGCCGGGAGGACCGGCACACCAACGTGCAGCGCATCGGCTTCGTCGCCGAACTCCTGGCGAGCAACGGCGTCAAGGCCCTGGTGCCGGTGATCGCGCCGTACGCGAACTCGCGGGAGGCGGTGCGCAAGCGGCACCAGCACGAGGGCACGCCGTACCTGGAGGTGCACGTCGCCACGCCCGTCGAGGTGTGCTCCGAGCGGGACGTGAAGGGCCTGTACGCGAAGCAGGCGGCCGGTGAGATCTCCGGGCTGACCGGCGTCGACGACCCGTACGAGGAGCCCGAGTCACCGGATCTGCGGCTGGTGACGCACGACCGGACCGTGCAGGAGTCCGCGGCGGCGCTGCACGCGCTGCTCACCGAGAGGGGACTGGCATGACGACGGCCGCTGCCGTGAGCGAGAGCGCCGGGGGCTCCGGCGGACCGGGCGGGGGCGGGGACGCCGACAACCCGTACGCGCTCAGCCACCTGGACGCGCTGGAGTCCGAGGCGGTGCACATCTTCCGCGAGGTGGCGGGCGAGTTCGAGCGGCCGGTGATCCTCTTCTCCGGCGGCAAGGACTCGATCGTCATGCTGCACCTGGCGCTGAAGGCGTTCGCGCCCGCGCCGGTGCCGTTCGCGCTGCTGCACGTGGACACCGGGCACAACTTCCCCGAGGTGCTGGACTACCGCGACCGTACGGTGGCCCGGCACGGGCTGCGGCTGCACGTCGCCTCCGTACAGGACTTCATCGACCGCGGCGAGCTGCGCGAGCGCCCCGACGGCACCCGCAACCCCCTCCAGACCGTGCCGCTGCTGCACGCCATCGAGTCGAACCGCTTCGACGCGGTGTTCGGCGGCGGGCGGCGCGACGAGGAGAAGGCGCGCGCCAAGGAGCGGGTGTTCTCGCTGCGCGACGAGTTCGGCGGCTGGGACCCGCGCCGCCAGCGCCCGGAGCTGTGGCAGCTGTACAACGGCCGGCACTCCCCCGGCGAGCACGTCCGCGTCTTCCCGCTGTCCAACTGGACCGAGCTGGACGTGTGGCAGTACATCGCCCGCGAGAAGATCGAGCTGCCCGCCATCTACTACGCCCACGAGCGCGAGGTCTTCGCCCGGGGCGGCATGTGGCTGGCGCCCGGCGAATGGGGCGGTCCCAAGGACGGCGAGACCGTCGAGACGCGTCTGGTGCGCTACCGCACCGTCGGTGACATGTCCTGCACCGGCGCCGTCGACTCCGACGCGGCCACCATCGAGGCCGTCATCGCGGAGATCGCCGCCTCCCGGCTCACCGAGCGGGGCGCGACGCGGGCCGACGACAAGCTGTCCGAGGCCGCCATGGAGGACCGCAAGCGCGAGGGGTACTTCTAACCATGAGCACGATTGTCGACCCGGTCGACGTGGCCGCCACGGCCACCTCACTGCTGCGCTTCGCCACCGCCGGCTCGGTGGACGACGGCAAGTCCACCCTGGTCGGGCGGCTGCTGCACGATTCGAAGTCGGTGCTGGCCGACCAGCTCGAAGCGGTCGAGCGGGCCTCGCTGGGCCGCGGCCAGGAGGCCCCGGACCTCGCGCTGCTGACCGACGGGCTGCGGGCCGAGCGGGAGCAGGGCATCACCATCGATGTCGCCTACCGCTACTTCGCCACGCCCCGGCGCCGCTTCATCCTGGCCGACACCCCCGGCCATGTGCAGTACACCCGCAACATGGTCACCGGCGCCTCCACCGCCGAACTGGCCGTGGTGCTGGTCGACGCCCGCAACGGCGTCGTCGAGCAGACCCGCCGGCACGCCGCCGTCGCCGCGCTGCTGCGCGTCCCGCAC from Streptomyces albofaciens JCM 4342 encodes the following:
- the cysC gene encoding adenylyl-sulfate kinase, coding for MTGATVWLTGLPSAGKTTIAYALAERLRGEGHRVEVLDGDEIREFLSAGLGFSREDRHTNVQRIGFVAELLASNGVKALVPVIAPYANSREAVRKRHQHEGTPYLEVHVATPVEVCSERDVKGLYAKQAAGEISGLTGVDDPYEEPESPDLRLVTHDRTVQESAAALHALLTERGLA
- the cysD gene encoding sulfate adenylyltransferase subunit CysD, whose translation is MTTAAAVSESAGGSGGPGGGGDADNPYALSHLDALESEAVHIFREVAGEFERPVILFSGGKDSIVMLHLALKAFAPAPVPFALLHVDTGHNFPEVLDYRDRTVARHGLRLHVASVQDFIDRGELRERPDGTRNPLQTVPLLHAIESNRFDAVFGGGRRDEEKARAKERVFSLRDEFGGWDPRRQRPELWQLYNGRHSPGEHVRVFPLSNWTELDVWQYIAREKIELPAIYYAHEREVFARGGMWLAPGEWGGPKDGETVETRLVRYRTVGDMSCTGAVDSDAATIEAVIAEIAASRLTERGATRADDKLSEAAMEDRKREGYF